From Drosophila yakuba strain Tai18E2 chromosome 2L, Prin_Dyak_Tai18E2_2.1, whole genome shotgun sequence, one genomic window encodes:
- the LOC6526864 gene encoding uncharacterized protein LOC6526864 — translation MEIIPEGKHFRLVHESELPEILVTLERYLPESLKFHQTIKTYLNDRIWDFKFYVAKDWPDKPIILHFPGCTLAPHNNIYQTLGIFCPSAHIEHVDMLRTEDVLIDWQKPMYLNFTHIAIMNRLDDFYSKFGVMERLSGDIYVCNKLNTDLELEPLPEDAEMRLLNLDNVQGIHDLYPANEIECVQLFDILVRKLPGLGIFRKETGELAAWMVHSYYGAMFSMQTRPDFRRMGYGIRLAKSLTQLVIERGYTPFVVIRPGNDASRSLYTKLGYEKAFETCRVRMTPDCYEDSTVGTIDNTSYGKFPPLPQGDCVVVTKLRRKHVPGESQTVDEGIEDMLAEKCDISGDEARERKTTTDEGIGEDK, via the exons ATGGAAATCATTCCTGAAGGTAAACACTTTCGTTTGGTGCATGAATCAGAGCTTCCAGAAATTTTGGTAACTTTAGAGCGCTATCTGCCGGAATCGTTAAAG TTTCATCAAACCATAAAAACGTACCTGAATGATCGTATTTGGGACTTTAAGTTTTATGTTGCTAAAGATTGGCCCGACAAACCGATAATTCTCCATTTCCCAGGATGCACGCTTGCG CCACACAACAATATATACCAAACTCTAGGCATATTTTGTCCATCCGCACACATCGAGCATGTCGATATGCTGCGCACCGAAGATGTACTTATAGATTGGCAGAAGCCTATGTACCTGAACTTTACGCACATCGCCATTATGAATCGCCTGGATGACTTCTACTCGAAGTTCGGTGTGATGGAACGACTCAGTGGTGATATCTATGTGTGCAACAAGCTGAACACCGATCTGGAGCTGGAGCCGCTGCCGGAGGACGCGGAGATGCGTCTGCTGAATCTGGACAACGTGCAGGGCATACATGATCTATATCCTGCCAATGAAATCGAGTGCGTCCAGCTGTTTGACATCCTCGTGCGCAAGCTACCTGGCCTGGGCATCTTTCGCAAGGAGACCGGAGAGCTAGCCGCCTGGATGGTCCATTCATACTACGGTGCCATGTTCTCAATGCAAACACGTCCAGACTTTAGGCGCATGGG CTACGGAATCCGTCTGGCCAAGTCGCTGACCCAGCTGGTGATCGAGCGCGGCTACACGCCCTTCGTGGTGATACGTCCTGGAAACGATGCGTCCCGCAGTTTGTATACGAAGCTGGGCTACGAGAAGGCTTTCGAGACGTGCCGGGTGCGAATGACACCGGATTGCTACGAGGACAGCACCGTGGGAACCATTGACAACACGTCCTATGGAAAGTTCCCGCCGTTGCCGCAGGGTGATTGCGTGGTGGTGACCAAGCTGCGGCGCAAGCATGTTCCCGGCGAGAGCCAGACGGTGGACGAAGGCATCGAGGACATGTTGGCTGAAAAATGTGATATCAGCGGTGACGAGGCGAGGGAGCGCAAGACCACGACCGACGAGGGCATCGGGGAGGACAAGTAG
- the LOC6526863 gene encoding probable ATP-dependent RNA helicase DHX35 gives MATFKPKFLKPETDDAITDSAAGEQQSSAFVFNANHNLGLVDQRERLPIRQYRDQILYCLEKHQVVILVGETGSGKSTQVPQYLYEWGWHTKGLIGITEPRRVSTVTLANRVAQERGELVGDTVGYVVRFLEKMTAETKIKFMTEGILLRELLADPLLTQYGVIIVDEAHERNMLTDMVLGLLKKILRKRSTLKLIISSATIDAGFFSEFFSWPGSGDVSVKLSIEGRMHPVSNFYLNEPCADYVKETVETVWKLHQKEPPGDILAFLTGQEEVLEALDLLREYIASSEKENLKVLPMYGSMSSSDQLAVFFTPPKGTRKVVLATNIAETSITIPGIVYVIDCGYVKVKWYNPKTCSDSLVIVPVSKASAIQRAGRAGRMRPGKVYRLYTKSDYDALAPRQPPEMRRSEMSGAVLQLKALGIGNILRFDFPSPPPAQNLLSALEGLFALDAIDEQGNLTQPVGYLLAELPFSAMLSKMLYVSGQMGCSEEIITIIALLQVQSIFSRPASAAAQQSGRIAHRHFEVAEGDFITMLNVYTGFVEEGMTKEFCGQYYLIYRNLKRAHELREQLITLARKKYGIPIFSCKGDVETLCKCITAGFFTQVAYLHHSGVYRQISSGTELAIHPNSTLYTLPQAQYVVYGELLQTTKLFMNYVTVIKREWLTELAPHYYQQTTVRD, from the exons ATGGCAACTTTTAAGCCAAAGTTCTTGAAACCGGAGACCGACGATGCAATCACCGATAGTGCAGCTGGTGAACAGCAGTCCTCCGCCTTTGTATTCAATGCCAATCACAATCTGGGACTTGTGGATCAG CGGGAGCGTTTGCCCATACGCCAGTACCGGGATCAAATACTTTACTGCTTGGAAAAGCATCAGGTGGTCATCCTGGTGGGTGAAACAGGCAG TGGGAAAAGCACCCAAGTGCCGCAGTATTTATACGAGTGGGGATGGCACACCAAGGGACTCATAGGCATCACCGAACCACGACGTGTTTCCACT GTTACCCTGGCGAATCGCGTGGCCCAGGAACGAGGCGAACTGGTAGGTGACACGGTGGGCTATGTAGTGCGCTTCCTGGAAAAGATGACCGCGGAGACCAAAATCAAGTTCATGACCGAGGGCATCTTGCTGCGCGAACTCCTAGCCGATCCGCTGCTCACCCAGTATGGTGTCATCATCGTGGACGAGGCGCACGAGCGGAATATGCTCACGGACATGGTCTTGGGACTGCTCAAGAAGATCCTTCGCAAGCGCAGCACACTCAAGCTCATCATTTCATCGGCTACCATAGATGCGGGCTTCTTCAGCGAGTTCTTCAGCTGGCCAGGATCCGGCgatgtgagcgttaaactaAGCATTGAAGGTCGAATGCATCCAGTGAGTAATTTCTATCTCAACGAACCCTGTGCCGATTATGTCAAGGAAACGGTGGAGACCGTCTGGAAACTCCATCAAAAAGAACCACCTGGCGACATTCTCGCCTTTCTAACCGGCCAGGAGGAAGTCCTGGAGGCACTGGATCTGCTGCGCGAATACATCGCCAGCTCGGAGAAGGAGAATCTCAAGGTGCTGCCCATGTATGGGAGTATGTCGAGCAGCGATCAGTTGGCAGTGTTCTTTACCCCGCCCAAAGGAACTCGCAAAGTGGTGCTGGCCACCAATATAGCGGAGACCTCCATCACCATACCAGGCATCGTTTATGTGATAGACTGTGGCTACGTCAAAGTGAAGTGGTACAATCCCAAAACCTGCAGCGACAGTTTGGTGATAGTGCCCGTCAGCAAGGCGTCGGCCATCCAGAGAGCAGGACGAGCGGGTCGCATGCGTCCCGGCAAGGTCTATCGTTTGTACACTAAATCAGACTACGATGCACTTGCTCCGCGACAGCCACCCGAAATGCGACGCAGCGAAATGAGCGGTGCTGTCCTGCAATTAAAAGCGCTGGGCATCGGAAACATACTGCGCTTTGATTTCCCATCGCCACCACCGGCGCAGAATCTACTTTCCGCATTGGAGGGTCTATTTGCCTTGGACGCCATCGATGAGCAGGGCAATCTGACACAGCCCGTGGGTTATTTGCTCGCCGAACTGCCCTTCAGCGCTATGCTCTCCAAAATGCTATACGTTTCTGGCCAGATGGGCTGCTCGGAGGAGATCATAACCATTATTGCATTGCTGCAGGTGCAATCCATATTTTCGCGACCAGCTTCAGCGGCTGCTCAGCAAAGTGGACGCATTGCACACCGGCACTTTGAAGTCGCGGAAGGGGATTTCATTACGATGTTGAACGTTTACACTGGCTTCGTGGAGGAGGGCATGACCAAGGAGTTCTGTGGCCAATACTACCTCATCTATAGGAATCTTAAGAGGGCCCACGAGCTGAGGGAGCAGCTCATTACATTGGCCAGGAAGAAGTACGGCATTCCAATCTTCTCGTGCAAGGGCGATGTGGAAACGTTGTGCAAATGCATCACCGCCGGCTTCTTCACACAGGTGGCCTATCTGCATCACTCCGGAGTTTATCGACAAATCAGCAGCGGCACCGAACTGGCGATCCATCCTAACTCAACACTCTACACACTTCCTCAAGCTCAGTATGTGGTCTACGGAGAACTGCTCCAAACCACGAAATTATTCATGAACTACGTGACCGTAATCAAGAGAGAGTGGCTGACGGAACTGGCTCCGCATTACTACCAACAGACCACAGTGCGGGATTAG
- the LOC6526865 gene encoding protein farnesyltransferase/geranylgeranyltransferase type-1 subunit alpha produces the protein MGDSSDEEYLGTDWLPYSERSDWEDVQPLAQDDGPNPVVSIAYSQKFREVFDYMRAIIARGEKSQRALDLTTDALRLNPANYTVWQYRRDVLRELKADLNAELDYLSEVIGQNSKNYQVWHHRRVIVEMLNDPSNELELTENALVNDGDAKNYHAWQHRQWAIRSFNLYDDELGFVDRLICEDQRNNSAWNQRFFVVKHFGYTPDLIQRELTYTMNRIRIIKNNESAWNYLVGVMRQGDNGKALLNSYPEVVEFVEELYQAGNRSPYLLAFLIDLYQEQALQLKVSDSDQLARKVYGLCEDMATKHDVIRRKYWQYVATHLKNQLSTVEEKQQQ, from the exons ATGGGAGACAGTTCGGATGAGGAATACCTGGGCACGGATTGGTTGCCTTACAGCGAACGCTCTGATTGGGAGGATGTGCAGCCGCTCGCCCAGGACGACGGTCCCAATCCGGTGGTGTCCATTGCTTACAGTCAAAAGT TTCGCGAGGTCTTCGACTACATGAGGGCCATAATTGCGCGCGGGGAGAAGAGCCAACGTGCCTTGGACCTCACCACGGATGCGCTGCGTCTGAATCCGGCGAACTACACGGTCTGGCAGTACAGACGCGACGTCCTGCGCGAACTGAAGGCAGATCTGAATGCGGAACTGGACTATCTGAGCGAGGTGATTGGCCAGAACTCGAAGAACTACCAGGTTTGGCATCACCGTCGCGTCATCGTCGAGATGCTGAACGATCCCAGCAACGAGCTGGAGCTCACTGAGAACGCCCTGGTCAACGACGGGGATGCCAAGAACTACCACGCCTGGCAACATCGCCAGTGGGCCATTCGCAGCTTTAA tcTATATGACGACGAACTTGGCTTTGTAGATCGTCTGATTTGCGAGGATCAGCGCAACAATTCAGCCTGGAACCAGCGCTTCTTCGTGGTCAAGCATTTCGGATACACGCCGGATTTAATTCAGCGGGAACTGACGTACACGATGAACAGGATTCGTATAATTAAGAACAACGAAAGTGCCTGGAACTATTTGGTGGGCGTAATGCGCCAGGGCGACAATGGAAAAGCACTTCTGAATAGCTACCCGGAGGTGGTGGAGTTCGTGGAGGAGCTCTACCAGGCCGGCAATCGATCGCCCTATCTGCTGGCCTTCCTCATCGATCTGTACCAGGAGCAGGCACTCCAACTGAAGGTCAGCGATAGCGATCAGCTAGCCCGTAAAGTGTACGGTCTGTGCGAGGACATGGCCACCAAACACGATGTGATTCGTCGCAAGTACTGGCAGTATGTGGCCACCCATCTGAAGAACCAGCTGAGCACAGTCgaggagaagcagcagcagtag
- the LOC6526862 gene encoding short-chain dehydrogenase/reductase family 16C member 6, with amino-acid sequence MTAAPGLLHMEHPLRAFFQFFLDLMVFAIKSVYYILESIYYSLLPQRFRKLKDISGQVVLVTGGGGGVGRLIALNFARLQARIVIWDINQEAIKTTVDLLAKHGYDNCKGYVVDISDREQIYQRASQVTEEVGPVDILINNAGIVCCKPFWELHDRVIQNTYNINIISHYWTVKAFLPHMMRNNRGHIVTVGSVTGMLGTYGCSDYAATKYACIGFHESLLTDLKAHGYDQIQMSLICPYYINTGMFSGVRPRMMPMLEPQYVADRIENAVRCNEVWCVLPNSIRLLTPLKCLLPAKMCWELMSRVIRGPESMMMFQGRGRVATG; translated from the exons ATGACCGCGGCACCGGGTCTCTTGCACATGGAACATCCGCTCAGAGCCTTCTTTCAATTCTTCCTCGACTTGATGGTGTTTGCGATTAAATCTGTATACTACATACTGGAGTCGATTTACTATAGTCTGCTGCCGCAGCGTTTTAGAAAGTTAAAG GACATCTCCGGCCAGGTGGTGCTCGTCACgggcggaggcggcggtgTTGGACGCTTGATTGCCCTAAACTTTGCTCGACTTCAGGCCCGCATTGTCATCTGGGATATCAATCAAGAAG CCATTAAGACAACTGTGGATTTGTTGGCCAAACATGGTTATGACAACTGCAAGGGCTACGTTGTGGACATCTCAGATCGGGAGCAAATCTATCAACGGGCCAGTCAGGTCACCGAAGAGGTTGGTCCCGTGGACATACTAATAAACAATGCCGGAATTGTGTGCTGCAAGCCCTTCTGGGAGCTGCACGATCGGGTCATCCAGAACACATACAATATCAATATCATCTCGCACTACTGGACCGTGAAAGCATTCCTGCCGCACATGATGCGTAATAATCGTGGTCATATCGTGACTGTGGGCTCGGTAACTGGAATGCTGGGCACCTACGGATGCAGTGATTACGCCGCCACCAAGTACGCCTGCATTGGCTTCCACGAGAGTTTGCTCACCGATCTGAAGGCCCATGGCTATGATCAAATCCAGATGAGTTTGATCTGCCCGTACTACATCAATACTGGCATGTTTTCGGGTGTCCGTCCGCGTATGATGCCCATGCTGGAACCGCAGTATGTGGCGGATCGCATCGAGAACGCCGTTCGCTGCAACGAGGTGTGGTGCGTTCTGCCCAACTCTATTCGACTGCTTACTCCTCTCAAATG TCTTTTGCCCGCCAAAATGTGCTGGGAGCTGATGTCGCGTGTCATCCGTGGACCTGAGTCTATGATGATGTTCCAGGGACGAGGGCGTGTCGCCACTGGTTAA